One stretch of Roseimicrobium sp. ORNL1 DNA includes these proteins:
- a CDS encoding metalloregulator ArsR/SmtB family transcription factor has translation MRRPPAVPIAQHLDAVFAALSDASRRHMLERLRQGEATVGELAEPLEMSLPAVSKHLRVLENAGLLKRRVDGRLHYISANPAPLDQAMNWMEQQRQFWTGSFQRLEKLFRDTKTTGPSNAPSTSQSPRKPKTKPKP, from the coding sequence ATGCGCCGCCCGCCTGCTGTTCCGATTGCCCAGCATCTTGATGCCGTGTTCGCAGCACTCAGTGACGCCTCCCGCCGCCACATGCTGGAGCGGCTGCGGCAAGGGGAAGCTACGGTGGGAGAGCTGGCGGAGCCGCTGGAAATGTCCCTACCCGCCGTCTCAAAACACCTTCGCGTGCTGGAGAATGCTGGTCTGCTGAAACGTCGCGTGGATGGCCGGCTGCACTACATCTCCGCCAATCCCGCCCCACTCGATCAGGCCATGAACTGGATGGAACAACAGCGCCAATTCTGGACCGGAAGCTTCCAGCGGCTGGAGAAACTATTTCGAGACACCAAGACCACCGGCCCATCCAACGCGCCATCCACATCGCAATCCCCTAGGAAACCAAAGACCAAGCCAAAGCCATGA
- a CDS encoding cupin domain-containing protein, protein MFPYIALADEKPWQPGPYEGVELKILHKDETTGGVVVLRKFAAGKTIPAHTHPHANEWAWVLSGEWEEDGVAYVPGTLFHAPKGVKHGPHVAKTEVVSLTVFDGPLTVA, encoded by the coding sequence ATGTTTCCCTACATCGCACTCGCAGATGAGAAGCCGTGGCAGCCTGGTCCCTATGAAGGCGTGGAGCTGAAAATCCTGCACAAGGACGAGACCACGGGCGGCGTGGTGGTACTGCGGAAGTTTGCCGCGGGTAAGACCATCCCAGCGCACACGCATCCGCACGCGAACGAATGGGCGTGGGTGCTCTCCGGCGAGTGGGAGGAGGATGGCGTGGCGTATGTGCCGGGCACGCTCTTCCATGCGCCCAAGGGGGTGAAGCATGGGCCGCATGTGGCGAAGACGGAAGTGGTGAGTCTCACCGTGTTTGATGGGCCGCTGACGGTGGCGTGA
- a CDS encoding RraA family protein, translating into MSTTPQLPYSELLQLKRWNTPTIYNGWEQVTKRNPAADAFNIEETRDFMPQMGPMVGYAVTVVIEPSNPNHRKTNPNAGAEYRRYIASIPGPKIVVIQDLDKPRVIGSFWGEVNANAHRALGCIGTITDGAIRDLDEMTNAGFKSLARRLCVGHAFPSPVRWGCEVEVFGTKVNPGDLIHADKHGFMVLPPEEQAGLLEAARFMDANECNTVIPVVRNSTGRPTLEIAEELEKSIATFSQNVREKFKREGEW; encoded by the coding sequence ATGTCCACCACTCCTCAGCTCCCATACTCCGAACTCCTGCAGCTCAAACGCTGGAACACCCCCACCATCTACAACGGCTGGGAACAGGTCACGAAGCGCAATCCCGCCGCTGATGCTTTCAATATCGAAGAGACCCGCGACTTCATGCCGCAAATGGGACCCATGGTGGGCTACGCGGTCACCGTGGTGATCGAGCCGAGCAATCCCAATCACCGCAAGACCAACCCCAATGCCGGCGCGGAATACCGCCGCTACATCGCCAGCATTCCTGGGCCGAAGATTGTGGTCATCCAGGATCTCGACAAACCGAGAGTCATCGGCTCCTTCTGGGGGGAGGTGAATGCGAATGCGCATCGGGCCCTCGGCTGCATCGGTACCATCACGGACGGCGCCATTCGCGACCTGGATGAGATGACCAATGCCGGGTTCAAGTCCCTCGCGCGCCGTCTCTGTGTGGGGCATGCTTTCCCATCACCCGTGCGTTGGGGATGTGAGGTGGAAGTCTTCGGCACGAAGGTGAATCCGGGCGATCTCATTCATGCAGACAAGCACGGCTTCATGGTGCTGCCTCCGGAGGAGCAAGCGGGCCTGCTCGAAGCCGCGCGCTTCATGGATGCCAATGAGTGCAATACCGTAATCCCCGTGGTGCGCAACTCCACCGGCCGCCCCACGCTGGAGATTGCTGAGGAGCTGGAGAAGTCCATCGCCACCTTCAGCCAGAACGTGCGTGAGAAGTTCAAGAGGGAAGGGGAGTGGTGA
- a CDS encoding prolyl oligopeptidase family serine peptidase — translation MKNLNIVRVISLLLFAPAVSVSANDALPKTAEKFEVNGHMTYLYAAPQPAAGKPWIWYAPVIKGFSLAGKKVYFEGFLRGGISLAGMDLGEVRGGPASTEQFTLFYQEMVKRGWSPKPILLGQSRGGLMTLAWAMRNPDKVQAFVGIYPVCNLETWGMKNLPVTLADYKLTEADLRTRLPEFNPLDNLKGLIERKVPMFVVHGDVDKAVPYEENTLILKQRYEAGGAPITVKLIAGEGHQATPSFFENKELIEFVLKQAGAKAP, via the coding sequence ATGAAGAACCTGAACATTGTGCGCGTCATCAGCCTGTTGCTCTTCGCACCCGCGGTCTCTGTCTCTGCGAACGACGCCTTGCCCAAGACGGCTGAGAAGTTCGAGGTCAACGGCCACATGACCTACCTCTATGCGGCGCCACAGCCTGCGGCGGGGAAGCCGTGGATCTGGTATGCACCCGTGATAAAGGGCTTTTCGCTCGCGGGGAAGAAGGTGTATTTCGAGGGATTTCTGCGCGGAGGCATCAGCCTTGCAGGGATGGATCTCGGAGAGGTGCGGGGCGGACCCGCCAGCACGGAGCAGTTCACCCTCTTCTACCAGGAGATGGTCAAGCGCGGCTGGTCACCCAAGCCGATCCTGCTTGGTCAGAGTCGCGGTGGACTGATGACGCTGGCCTGGGCCATGCGGAATCCTGACAAGGTGCAGGCCTTCGTGGGGATTTATCCTGTGTGCAATCTTGAAACTTGGGGCATGAAGAACCTGCCGGTCACGCTTGCCGATTACAAACTGACCGAGGCCGACCTTCGCACGAGGTTGCCTGAGTTTAATCCCCTGGATAATCTGAAAGGGCTGATCGAGAGAAAAGTGCCAATGTTCGTCGTGCACGGCGATGTGGACAAAGCCGTGCCGTATGAGGAAAACACCCTCATCCTAAAGCAGCGTTATGAAGCCGGCGGCGCCCCGATCACCGTGAAGCTCATCGCCGGGGAGGGACACCAGGCAACGCCATCGTTCTTCGAGAACAAGGAGTTGATCGAGTTTGTGCTGAAGCAGGCGGGAGCCAAGGCACCCTAG
- a CDS encoding SRPBCC domain-containing protein — MSTIAATETPQVLKLTHRFPATCEQVFAAFSSYENLAAWFGPEDCSVTEGFVDFREGGNFLLNMKSPRGLFIVGGTYKKIESPHQLEYTWQWKDDPDWENLESIVQLEFVSVGDETEVRMTQTGFPNSDSYAGHVHGWTSGWTCLAAYLEKQGEGAE; from the coding sequence ATGAGCACCATCGCCGCCACCGAAACACCCCAAGTCCTGAAGCTCACCCACCGCTTCCCTGCCACGTGTGAGCAAGTGTTTGCTGCATTTTCTTCGTATGAAAATCTAGCTGCCTGGTTCGGCCCAGAGGACTGCAGTGTGACGGAAGGCTTTGTCGACTTCCGCGAGGGAGGAAACTTTCTCCTCAATATGAAATCACCACGCGGCCTCTTCATTGTAGGTGGCACGTACAAGAAAATCGAGTCCCCTCACCAACTGGAGTATACGTGGCAATGGAAAGACGACCCGGACTGGGAAAATCTGGAGTCCATCGTGCAGCTTGAGTTCGTTTCTGTCGGCGATGAGACGGAAGTGCGTATGACTCAGACGGGATTCCCGAACTCCGACAGTTACGCCGGTCATGTGCACGGGTGGACGAGTGGGTGGACTTGTCTCGCGGCTTATCTGGAGAAGCAGGGGGAAGGAGCGGAGTGA
- a CDS encoding Pycsar system effector family protein: protein METVETFTEDDQDKVPVYPNLVTSDTPLRETPLELTRIIQVLYADVEAQINRADLKAQIALSTTAILAALVANLGMGLATREVTKWTPLDWGVVVLYTLFLTCACCSIVHALLAAYPRAVGRKDTHRGLPGLYFSGHVIQLPAQDYTERFMDQTNRELLERVLVQIHSKSRVLEAKLRHVRWALRLLGIALLLWAVSRAVIVIAYGRLPGT from the coding sequence ATGGAGACCGTAGAAACGTTTACCGAAGATGACCAGGACAAGGTGCCGGTCTATCCGAATCTGGTCACCAGCGATACGCCGCTGCGAGAGACGCCGCTGGAACTCACCCGCATCATCCAGGTGCTGTATGCCGATGTGGAGGCGCAAATCAACCGTGCGGACCTCAAGGCGCAGATCGCGCTAAGCACCACGGCCATCCTCGCCGCGTTGGTGGCGAATCTGGGCATGGGCCTGGCCACGCGTGAGGTCACCAAGTGGACGCCCCTCGACTGGGGTGTGGTGGTCTTGTACACCCTCTTCCTCACGTGCGCGTGCTGCTCCATCGTGCATGCATTGCTGGCGGCGTATCCGCGTGCGGTTGGGCGGAAGGACACGCACCGGGGTCTCCCGGGACTCTATTTCTCCGGCCATGTGATCCAGCTTCCGGCGCAGGACTACACCGAGCGTTTCATGGACCAGACGAACCGGGAGTTGCTGGAGCGCGTGCTGGTGCAGATTCACTCGAAGTCACGGGTGCTGGAGGCAAAGCTCAGGCATGTGCGCTGGGCGCTGCGACTGCTGGGAATAGCGCTGCTGCTCTGGGCAGTGTCGCGGGCCGTGATCGTGATTGCGTACGGGAGGCTGCCGGGGACGTAG